From Panthera tigris isolate Pti1 chromosome B4, P.tigris_Pti1_mat1.1, whole genome shotgun sequence:
GGCCGGCGGCCCAGGCCGTATTTGGACTTGAGGATGGCGCGCCTTCCTCTGGCGGCCGGTGGAGGGACGGCCCAGCCCCGAGGGCGTCCATCTTGTGCGCCTTGACCGGGCGGCGAGGAAGGTGGACGCGATGGCTCTGAGGCCACGTGTTCCCGATTTTCTGCTGCCGAGTGGAATTCTAGTTTGGCCAGTCTCCCTCCAGGATGGAAAGATGAAGTTCTGGGACCGGCTGGTCTCTAGTGGGCCttggtttctggcttcttttcagGCTTTTCACGGCATCCAGCAGCAGCGTTGCTGTAACCGACAAAGACCTCTTCGAATCAAGCACATTCCTCGATTCCAGTAAAGTCCCGCGACATGGCCGAGATGATGAGCTTCCTGAGCAGCGAGGTGTTGGGGGGGGACTTGATGTCCCCCTTCGACCAGTCGGGTTTGGGGGCTGAAGTAAGCCTAGGTCTCTTAGACGATTACCTGGAGGTGGCCAAGCACTTCAAACCTCATGGGTTCTCCAGCGACAAGGCTAAGGCGGGCTCCTCCGAATGGCTGGCTGCGGATGGGTTGGTCAGTGCCTCAGACAACGGCAAGGGTGAGTAGGAGTCCTTTGCCTGCCGGTGGGATCTGAGCGTCGGGCTTGCTGCCTTGTGTGTCTGACTCCTTTTCAATCTTTTGCAGAGGATGCCTTCTCCGGGACAGATTGGATGGTGGAGAAAATGGATCTGAAGGAGTTTGATTTTGATTCTCTGTTCAATATAGATGACCTGGAAACCATGCCAGATGAGCTTTTGGCCACTTTGGATGACACATGTGATCTCTTTGACCCCCTAGTCCAGGAGACGAATAAGGAGCCCCCCCAGACCATGAACCCAATTGGCCATCTCCCAGAAAGTTTACCCAAAACAGACCAGGTTGCCCCTTATGCCTTCCTgcaacctctttctctctccccaggggCCCTTTCCTCCACTCCAGATCATTCCTTTAGTTTAGAGCTGGGCAGTGAGGTGGATATCTCTGAAGGAGATAGAAAGCCAGACTCTACTGCTTACATTCTCATGATCCCACAGTGCATAAAGGAGGAGGATGCCCCGTCAGATAATGATAGTGGCATCTGTATGAGTCCTGAGTCCTATCTGGGGTCCCCCCAGCATAGCCCCTCGACTGCAAGGGGCTCTCCAAGTAAGAGCCAGCTGTCTCCATGTAACCTCTGTGGTTCTGCCCGCCCCAAACCCTACGATCCCCCTGGAGAGAAAACGGCAGCAAAAGTAAAGGTGGAGAAGTTGGataagaagctgaaaaaaatggAGCAGAACAAGACAGCAGCCACTAGGTACCGCCAGAAGAAGAGGGCGGAGCAAGAGGCCCTTACTGGCGAGTGTAAAGAGctagaaaagaagaatgaggcTCTGAAAGAGAGGGCAGACTCTTTGGCCAAGGAGATACAATACCTGAAAGATTTGATAGAAGAGGTCCGAAAGgccagggagaagaaaagggtCCCCTAGTTGGGGTTGTCCGCGGAGTGTGTGCTTGTACATAGGCTTGTGCTGCAGCTGTGTGTcgtaataaattattttgtagtGAAAGTACTTCTGTGAGTTGGTGCTTGCTTTCTGATCTCTGGTAAGGCAGCCTTACCAACCTTGCCCTGACGGTTGTGATCACCCCGGAGGGAGGGATTGGTTCAACCTCGTTGGACTTAGGGCCCCCTGCGGTAGGCTGCTGGGTGTTTTTCTCGAGTGGGGTTCAGGCCAAAGAGCTTTACCCTGACGGAGCTGGTGGCCAGGAGGTACAGCCTGGCTTCTGCCTCTTGCAGCATTGTAGTCTGTCCTTTAGTGCCCAGATAAGGCCTGCCTGAGTCAAAGTTTCTCTTCTTACATTTCTGTAGAGGCCTCTtcccagaactcagagaaatggGTCTTTGGTTTTTGCTGGGAGTTGAGGACCGACCTGTAGCTTGAAGTTCCTGGTCAGAGCTGGGCTCTAAGGCTGGCAGATGTCAGGACAGTACCAGGAAGCCACACTACTGCAACTTGGATTTCTCAAGTCTGAGAAGTCATCCTTTGTCTGGAGTCCATCCTGGTCAGTCCCCTCATCTTGTGTGTCTCGTGGGTCTAGCTCTCCAGGGAGGGAGCCTTAGTTTTTTATCTCAATGGCAGTGTTTGAGCCCTTAATGTGTATTCTCAGTTCTGTGATAACCCAAAGAGAAACCGGCGCATGAAGGAGCATCAGGCTCTTAAACCTGTTTTGCCCCTTGAGTTTGGCGCTGGATGTGTGTGCAAGGTGAGGGGAGGCCCATGTTTCCCTGATTTTCCCAACACCTAGTGTTGGAATACAACCAATGACCCAAATGGGAACGTTCCTCTGAggcatggcggggggggggggtcacaatgGACCTTGGGCCTGGTACAGGTCTTACCTTGAGGTGGTAGAGATCCCACAAGGCTGTGGGTCTCTCCCCACAGTTTACTCTGCAGGGACCACCCATCTAGGTATTAGTATCACAGACAtgatcccacccccaccccccagccccatttAAGCAGCTTAACTGCAGCTAAATATGTGGGGATTTGCTGGTTGAACAGCATCCACTCAGCGTCACACATTGAGGTTACAAAAACTaagttctcaatttttttaaagactgcagAAGAGCTTAaactcagcaactgtgagatcataacttaggccaaagttggatggaagttggatgttcaatccactgagccactcaggcgtccgtaaaatgcctttttttttttaaagttcttttaatgtttgtttttgagagagaaagtgtgtgtgagagcaggggaggggcagagagggacacagaatccaaagcaggctccaggctcccaagcttgtccgcacagaacctgatatggggctcgaatccacacaccgtgagatcgtgacctaagccaaagtctgacgcttaaccgactgagccatccaggcgcccctaagatgtCTTAAAAGATTTTTGAGCTTGGGTGGCTTGGATAggtgtccgacttgatttcagctcaggtggtaatctcccagtttgtgggtttgagaccctaATCGGGCTCCGCACTAACAACACagctatttatttcaaaataaacgaaaaaaaaaaaatagatcttaagtaatctccacacccaacgtgaggTTTGAACTCCCAACTCTGAGGTCAAAAgtccagccaggcgcccccaagaagTTTTTCATAAGGATTACCTtttccccacttcacagatgtgGGAACCATGACTTAGGGAGGTTGAGTAACATCCCCCGCTACCAggtggattcaaatccaggcagtctgactccacaGAATGTTTTTAAACGGTATGGCTCCACAATTCCTTATAGGAAGGATTATAGGGGGACCCCGGACACTTGTCTTAAACTGGGAGTTCAGAGAAAGCGTGTGTGGGTGCTAAGGTGGTGTGCCACAGATCACAAATGTGGAGGCTTTGTTAAGATAACACCCATTGTCCACGTGGATCATCCCTGGTGGCTTTgggaaggagctggaggagaggggggagccTACAGCCATTGCCAAAGGCCCCCACATGAGCACAGCTGTCACCTGTGACCCCTGCTCTATGCCTCACTTCAGCTTTGTGACCTTACAGTTTTTAAATCCGAGACGGGAAATAAGAATCTACGACTACAAGTGCTTCCTTCTATCTACCCCCAACAGTATCTTATACTTTGTATGACTGGGCAGCTGCCCCAGCCTGGGACATGTGGGGTGGGACAGGAGGGGGACACGGAGAGTTGACAGGAGGTGAGAGAGACCACAGCCCTGGAAGTGACCCAGCCACCTTGTCACATCCAGTGCCAGTGAGATCCTCTGTCCTTGGAGACAGTGACCCACTCCCCCATTTGACTGAAGGGAAACCTTTCCCTGGGGTGCCCTGAAGGGCAGTGCAGACTAAAGGCTTAAAGCCAGGACGCTGGGCTATGCCCCTTCCCAGGCCCCTGTAGCTAAAGACTCCCCAGACCACAAaaggcagggatggggtgggcagCAAAGGCCCCTGTAGAGTCTGTAGGCTCAGACCAGGGACCATGCTCGGACTTCGCCCTCCTTCACTCTTTGCTGTGCTCCAGCCACAAGGGCCTTCCTGCATCTTTCTGCTAAGCTCATGTCTccctcaggccctttgcacttgctgtaAACTCTGCCTGCAAGATTTTTCCAgagctccttccctctctcatgcAGGTCTCCTATGTCATCCCAGAGGCCTTCCAAGAGGACTCTGTAAATGTCCCAGCCCCTCTGCCTTAACTGTTATTTTCCATGACCCTACCTATTTCCTATTCCCCAACTACAGTGTAAGTTCTCCGATGGCAGAGATCTTGCTGTCTTGTTCATTTCCATATTTCCAGGACCcatgacagtgcctggcacgtaataATGATTACTGCTAATAGTCACTGAGAGTTCTGACGCTTGGCACTGAGAGCTTTGCGGTTATTGGCTCATAATCCTCATTAGGAGCTGTGAGGAGGATCTGATGATCgtgccttttttatttatttatttaattttttttttttaacgtttatttatttttgagacagagagagacagatcatgaacgggggagggtcagagagagggagacacagaatctgaaacaggccccaagctccgagctgtcagcacagagcccgaagcggggctcgaactcacggaccgcgagatcatgacctgagccgaagccggccgctcaaccgacagCGACCCAGGCGTCCCAATCGTGCCTTTTTTAATGAGGTAAGGCTGCAGGTGGATGCTGGTCCAGGGGCAGCTGGTATAGACAATGACCGAGGCCTGTACAGATAGGCCACGTGGGGTCTCAGTGCTAGAGAGACCCACACAGAGGGAGGGgtgcggggcagggggcgggatTGAGGCCGAGGTCCAGCCCCAGGGCTGGGCTCTACCGTggtgcggtgggggtggggtgctcctGGTTCAGCTCCAAGCCCTCTGCTGCCTGTACCGAGGCAGGAGCCACTCAGCTCTCGGCATTGCCGCCTGTTTCGCCCCTAGGATGAGGCCGCAAGTGCTGGAGATCAGGGAATGGCCTTCGTGTTTCTCTGCAACTATTCATGAGCCCCCACCACGGGCTAGACATTGTCCTGGATGCCGAGGATTCAGTGGTGAGGAAACCAGACACAAGTCTCTGCTCTCGTTCTGGTGAGGGAGACCGCCAGTAAGGATAAAACACCTagcggcacctggctggctcagtcggtggggcatgcgactcttgatctcagggttgtaagtttgaaccccacactgggtgtagaaattacttaaaatcttaaagtgAGACATGTGACGCTAGATGGCCGTGGGGCAGGCTGAGTACTCAGGTAGGGGGATCTGCCCGTAAGATGGGTGTTTAGGGAGGCAAAGCTAGCAGGAGacgagggagggagtgaggggcccagggggttgggggagggctgCCTGCAGCGGGGGACAGGCACACGGTACAGGGCCTAGTAGCCCTGATGGGACTTGAGAGTCTCCTCTGTGTGACCTGGGGAGTCCCTGCAGCAGGAGTGATACACTGGTTGCCATTTCAAGAGGTCCCTCTGATGGCCTGAGAATGGCAGGTGGGCAGGAAAAGAGGATGGGGCTGGGGTCAGTACAGGTGAGAGAGGAGAGCTGGTCAGGGCCTGGATAGATTCTGAAGCTCAAGGAAGTCAGCCTCCGACGAGGGGTGTGAGAGAGGGGACTAAATGGCAGCTGAGCGACTGGAAGGGCGGTTTCCGTTTCCCGAGACAGAGAAAACCAGGGGAGGTGCAGGGTTTTCATTTCAGCCCCTGGATGCTGGCAGAGGACGTGTTCAGCCTCGGCGCGCCTCTTTGACATGCAGGTGGGGACGGTGGGGAGGCAGCGGACTTAGAGGCCGGAGACCAGGAGGGAATCCAGCTGGAGACAGaaagcctccctcccacccccagtagCGACCCTAGGAGGCAGCACACCCGCACCGGGCACCACACGGCGAGGGgaaggtggctcagtccggtggGAGGACGGCAGGTGGATGCTTACACGGGGTAGACAGTGACAGCTCCGGGACCGGGACTGTGTGAGGCTGGGTGACCTCAGTGGAAGGAGCAGGGACTCTTGGGTGGGAGGTCACAGCAGGCTGCCTGGAGGGATGGGTGTCTGTCCTGGCCTTCAAAGGATTGGAAAATTGTGGATGTAGATGGGAAGGCACCCCAAGAAAGCCGGCCCAGCAAACTCACGGATGGGCACATGATATGAGTGCCACAGTCCCACCTCCCTCTCCAAGAGGGCTCCCTGTCCCCGCTCTGCCAGAGGAAGTCCCCTGATGGGGACCCACCTGGCTCCTGCAGGAACCCAGCCCTCTGTCCACACAAGCTCCGGGCAGGCCTGTGGCTGGGCCCTAGTGAGGCTCCACGTGGCAGtcctgccccactcccacctgGCCCCTGGGCCAACCCTTCCAGTCATCGAGGAGCAGGAAGTGTAGACGGCTCAAACAGCCTACCCCACTGTGGAAACCACAGGTAGCCTTGGCTGGGGCCCTCCCCCTGGTCACGTGAGTTCCTGCAACTTTGCTCAGCCTGGTCCCCCCAAACCACGTGAGACACAAATGCTTCCAGGTGCTTTGtatctgctcacactgtctcaacTGGGGAAGGCCTCCTCCTCTGGGTCTGTAGTCCTGGTGGGAATGTGGCAACTCAGCGTCCTCTTGTTTGAGCCCTGTCCCTTCCTTTTCCAGCTGATGTCAACCACCGGGTCCTGGAGCTGCACCCCCCTATCCGTGACTTCTGCACGCAcacctgtcccccccaccccacccctgcccacggTGGCACATCCTCGCTTCCCCAgtgcctctcccagcctctcctgggCCCTCTGCCACCTCCTGACCACTGGTACCAGAACTGGCCAGGGTGACCGTTAGATCCCAGAGTCCTCCTCTGACCTGCCGGCCCAGAATCTCAGCGGTGAGCACTAGCTTGGTCACTCAGGAGCACGGACACCCACCTCACTAGTGCCACGTGGCACAGGTGAAACAACTGCCGGAAAGCCCACGAGCAGAGAAGCGCAGAACCCCTGCTCTCGTGCCTGCAAACTCCCTGCCAGTCGCTCGATACCTGGAAACTGGAAACAGGGCACCCGAGGGTGCCTGTGGAACAGTAGGTGTGTCCTTGTCAGCGGCCGGTCAGGCCCTCTTCCCAGGGAGCGTGAGCACGTGAGTGCTTGCACAACCGAGCCAGCTTCTTGCTGAGCTGCTGAAAAGATGAAGGGAGGGGGTCTGCAAGGGTATCCAagttcgtctccctctctccacataGGGGTCGTTAAAGCTCAGCAGGCAGGAGAGAATTTGAAGAATACCCGTCTTCCCCTTCTTTGGAACCAGCTCATTTGAGGAAAAGTGGGTTGATAAGGGTTTGGAGTAACGGCAccctcctctctggccctcctggcctcctgggTGGATGGTCTGCTTCCTGCTGCTGGGATGAAGGCCACCTGCACACAGGACGGGCTCCAGCTCTGCCTCGGGCAGGTCTGCAGGCCCCCTTCTGTCCCCAGGTAGGATGGAAAGCCAGTTAACAACCAAGAACAGACCCCCGGggcatgtgtgtggggggtggaaCCCTCTCTCCTCTGGACAGAACCTACTTTGGGTTGGCAGACTGTGGGTCCCCAGCTGGCCCAGCCACAGGGGGCCTTTCTGAAGTCCTCTGCTGGACGTGACCTCTGGGGCCCTGTTTGTAGGGCAGAGAGTCAGATGGAGCTGCCCAGGGCATCCGGGGCCCTCTTCCCCACGAGGCCCGCAACCCCTCCACGGAGAGGCCCCTGGACTTCCAGGACTGGTCTCCTCCACCCTGAAGACCCAGCTAGTCGGTACATCCACTCATTCGTGCTCGGTCAACATGCACGCGCCTGCCAGGAACGGTCCAGCCCGCCCTTTCATGGTGGTGTGGACCCAGCCCCATCTTCCCGCTGGGGCACAGACCTCGGTGTGATGCCCCGTTTCTTGAGCTCACCTTCTGAGTTGCCCCCCAAAAGAGCACAAGCCTTGGGCAACAGGGCAGCCGCACTCCCACTGCCCGAAACCCCGAGTCAGCTGCTGTGGGTGCTACTTTTTCTCAAGGGCTCCCTTGTCAGCTGTGGCTGCCACCTCCAGGGGAGGGGGCTCCTCTTGGGCACATCAGCAGATGCTGGGTGAGTGCTCTCcgctgcgggggagggggcacctgcaCTGGGGCTGGACCGcagaactttttgaaaaatttattttagagagagagagaatgggggagaggggcagagggagagagactcttaagcaggctccccacgcTCAGCACgcagcccgacatgggactcaatcccatgaccctgagatcatgacctgagctgagatcaagagtcagaagctcaagcgactgagccacccctgcgGCCCCGGACTGGAGGGCTTGTGACCCCGGAGCTCTAAGAACCATGGGAGATGGGGACAGGCCCCTTGGTGACAGAAGAGACTGGGAGACACCACCAGAGGCAGATCAGCAGCACACACGGCTCTCGGGTCCCCGTTTATTAGAGCCCGGAAGCCTGCCCAGCAGCCCTCCTGCTACTCCTAGAGGTGTGGCCCTGAGGGCCTAGTGACTGGCTTCTCCAGAGCAAACAGCCCAGAGGCCCTCCTTGGGCCAAAGCAAAGGACACAGTCAGACATGTTTTCTGGCAGATAGACGGCCCCCTCCTGCAGAACTCAGCTGTGCTTTGAGTGCGTATCCTTCCCAGGGCTTCCAGCTCACCGCCTCCTTCCTAGCCACCCTGCCCTGGCTCTAGCCCCCAGGCTTCGTTGTGCCAGGCCGGCGGCTTGGCAGGGTCCTGGGGCCAGCAGAGGCTGTGAGGTCAGAGGAGGAGACGGGCTGAGTGCCTTTCCCGCTGCGTCCTCCTGGGAGCCTAGCTGCCGAAGTATTCCTGCTGGAACTTCTGGAAGTCTTCCTCAGTGAACACGGTGCCCtcagccttcttcttcttcttcgtcttgGCCACAGGTCGGTCACAGGCCTTGCGGCCCCGGTTCTGGCGCACAATCTAGGAATGTGGGGGAGTCAGGATCCCTGGGTGGTGACTCTTGGCGCATGAGGGACCGCCCCTTGGAGCTGCACAGCCTGGTACAGCTGACCAAGTGCCTTGCTCTCAACCGGCTCTCACGCTGTCCTGGGAGGCGGGGCACACCACTTCCACTTACAGAGGAGCAAACTGGGGCCCACGAGGGAAACAGGGGAGTAAGGCCAGGCCCAGCCTCCCAGcagccctgctctgctctctgctttccagagcgggGGCCCAACCTCTGCTCCGCGCTCCGGGCAGGGACTCCCATGGCTCTCCCCGCCCAGGTTCCTCCCCACGGTCCACCCCTCTGACAAACCTGCTGGGTGACTGACTCAGCCACTGTGCTTCTTGCACTGGTCATAAACTTCAGGTTGACTCCGAGGTAGCTTTGACACTCTCGCTTCTGGAACTCAGCTGTGGAGGGCAGGCGGACAGGAATCGTTTCTGATGTACTCCCTTGGGGGCCTCCGGGTCCCCTCCTGatatctcctccccaccccctgtaCCAGCCATACCAGAGGCCCTGTGTCCCCTCCCTAGGTTACTCCAACATCCGGGGCTCTCCACACAGATCCCACTGAAAGCCCCCCCCCACTGGCTcccagatgctcaagtgacttaTTCAACAAGTAAGGCCCAAGCATTTACTGTGtatcagacactgttctaggtgcaGGGCATACGGCAGAAAACAGAACGGAACTCCTGCCCTCGTGGAGCTTACGTTCCAGAGCAAAGAGACAGGGTACACAAGGTAAATCGTATTTTAGAGCGTGATACACATCATGAAGAAAAACAGCACAGTAAAGACAAATGAGAAATGCCAAGGGTGGAGGACTGGGATTCTAAATAGGAGGGTCTCGGCAGGCCTCACCGAACTGACGTTTTAGCAAATGCTGGAGGCAGAGTGTATGGACATCTGGGGAAGAGCATTCTAGGTAGAGGGAACAGGCCGCGCGAAGAACCCGAAGAAGTGTGGTCCATGTGTTCGGAGCACAGAAAATGGCTGGCGTGGGGAGCAGGACACGAAGCTGGAGAGGGGGCAGACCACGCGGGACCTCACTGGGCACCAAGTCTGATGGAAGCCACCAGAGGGTGTGGGGCAGAGGACAGACAGGTCTGACTTACATCACAGGATCACTCTGGCCACTGTGGCGAGAACAAGATTACTGGGtgcggtggtggtggggagggaggatggacgTTAAGAGGTGGTTGAAATAACCCAGGCGAGAGATGACGCAGCTCACGCCAAGGTGGCCGTCACAGAGGTTCTTTAGCTCGGTCACTGAGGCTCGAGAGTCCCCTCATCATCAGTTATGTACAGTGACGGGTTGGGGGGACAAGGGCTGGGATAAATAAAGGAGGTGACCTCTGGCACCCTACACTCCTCTTTCACGCCAACATCGGTGGTGCTCAAACGCGGCTCACTTTCCTGCCTCCACGCTTTTGTTCATGCGGtttcctgcttggaattcacaGCTCTGTCAACAATCACTTGAACATCTTTTATATACCAGGCCCCAGGGGTTCAAAGACACACTAGGAACTCACCAAGCCCTGCCACAGGTCAGAATACCCCACCATCCAGCCGACGCCCATCGCTCCCCACGTCTGTTCGTCTCCTTAAGGGGAATCGTATCCCCCAGGATCCTCTACTACAAACTAGGCTCTGCTctcggtgtctccctcttcctccatccttgcAGCCAATTCACCACTGAAGCTCATcaatgctcccccaccccccccacaactGTCTCTGCACCATCACAGTTGCCCAGGCCACACTGCCTCCCTCTGAACCGAGTAGGGGAGAGCAAATCTCTGGAGACCCACTGCCTGGTTACTACCCGTACCATCTGGACAGGTGTCTGTTTCTGCATCTGACCACTGGGGTAGCGACAGTACTGACCTCACAGGGTTGTGCAAGGAATCAAGCGAGCGAACGTTTATTTATACAGGGTTTAGAACAGCACCAGGCCCACAGAATATTAACTGTTTTGTTAGGCGCTCCCACCTCTGACCCTTGTTCACAATGTCATTACCAGGCTTCTTTCTTGAAAATTCTCAAAGCAACTAACTTCCTCCAAACTCCGCATGAGCGATTTTCTCTAGAGCACTCTAACCCCGCCTCGCTCTTACACTCTCCGGGAAGATGCGTTTCGTTCCTCTCCGTATTCCCAGGATCCCGCCCCGCGCCCGGCGCACACCAGGTGTTCCAGAAATGCCTGGCGAACCTTTCAAGCTCGGCCTCAAGCGCTCCCTCCTCCAGGGTGCCGCCCCCCTCCCGAGCTCACCAAGCGCCGACTTGGGCACCTTTCCCTTGGCCGAGTTCCGCAGTTTCTGGGCTTGGGTAGCCTTCGCTTTCCGGGTCCGCTTCACCGGAGCCCCGCTCGGCTTGGCCTGGCCTGGCGCGGCCTGGGGGGctgcaggggaagagggagaggcatGCACCCGGGTCGGAGGGCGCGCAGGGTTTCCATCGCACCGGGGCCAAGCCTGGCTGGGATCGTTCCGTACCCTCGGGGATCCAGCCCgctgcccccgccgcccccgccgcccccgccgcccctccgCCCGCGCTGCACGGCCTCTGCCGGACCCTCCTCACCCTCTGGCGCCCCCAGCAGCTCTAGGCCCCGCCGCAGCAGGGCCGCCGACATGGCTACACTCAGCTCCGCCCACACGCTCACACTACTTCCGCCTTGGCCTCCCTGAGCTTCTC
This genomic window contains:
- the RPS19BP1 gene encoding active regulator of SIRT1 produces the protein MSAALLRRGLELLGAPEAPQAAPGQAKPSGAPVKRTRKAKATQAQKLRNSAKGKVPKSALAEFQKRECQSYLGVNLKFMTSARSTVAESVTQQIVRQNRGRKACDRPVAKTKKKKKAEGTVFTEEDFQKFQQEYFGS
- the ATF4 gene encoding cyclic AMP-dependent transcription factor ATF-4, coding for MAEMMSFLSSEVLGGDLMSPFDQSGLGAEVSLGLLDDYLEVAKHFKPHGFSSDKAKAGSSEWLAADGLVSASDNGKEDAFSGTDWMVEKMDLKEFDFDSLFNIDDLETMPDELLATLDDTCDLFDPLVQETNKEPPQTMNPIGHLPESLPKTDQVAPYAFLQPLSLSPGALSSTPDHSFSLELGSEVDISEGDRKPDSTAYILMIPQCIKEEDAPSDNDSGICMSPESYLGSPQHSPSTARGSPSKSQLSPCNLCGSARPKPYDPPGEKTAAKVKVEKLDKKLKKMEQNKTAATRYRQKKRAEQEALTGECKELEKKNEALKERADSLAKEIQYLKDLIEEVRKAREKKRVP